A single window of Vogesella indigofera DNA harbors:
- a CDS encoding heavy metal translocating P-type ATPase, with protein MSATRITLPVEGMTCAACALRIEKVLSRQPGVSASVSFASESAQISYDPQQRNVDQLVAAIEQAGFSVPPQILQLEIEGMTCAACATRIEKVLNRQPGVSATVNFASETARLQLAPGAPDSAQLLAAVSQAGYGARIAEEQGGDSREQRAAARYRHELRWFWLAAALTLPFLLEMVPMLLGSHHGYLPRYWQLLLATPVQWLVGWRFYRGAWHALRGGGANMDVLVALGTGMAWAWSAWVTVVGWSQQHVYFEASAVVITLVLLGKLLEARAKGRTAGAIRSLLALTPKTARVEQGGVVLEKALSALQAGDVVLVQHGERVAVDGTVIDGAAVLDESLLTGESLPVERRAGDSVYAGTHNQGGMLKVSATAVGNRTQLAAIVRRVAEAQGSKAPIQQLADRISAVFVPVVVAIAMLTFVSTGLLTSDWQQALIHAVAVLVIACPCALGLATPTAVMVGMGNGARRGVLFRNAAALEHAAAIRLLVVDKTGTLTEGKPQVSDLLPLAEVDENGLLALAAAAEAGSEHPLGRAVVAAASARGLSLPAVSAFQAHVGQGVSVALGDSTLRVGVPDWALGSVPAAAQPWYAQGKTVLAVSRDGVALGLIALADQLRASSAQAVSALQAQGIRVVMLTGDKLASAEHIAAQAGIAEVHAALRPEDKAALVKQWQQQGQVVAMVGDGVNDAPALAAANVSFAMGAGSDVAIDTADVTLMAGDLLHLVDAIRLSRATLRKIRQNLFFAFIYNVLGIPLAALGLLNPVIAGAAMAMSSVSVVSNSLLLRRWR; from the coding sequence ATGTCTGCTACCCGCATCACCCTGCCTGTCGAAGGCATGACTTGCGCCGCCTGCGCGCTGCGCATCGAAAAAGTGCTGTCGCGGCAACCGGGGGTCAGCGCCAGCGTCAGTTTTGCCAGCGAGAGCGCGCAGATCAGCTATGACCCGCAGCAGCGCAATGTCGACCAGCTGGTGGCGGCGATCGAGCAGGCCGGCTTCAGCGTGCCGCCGCAAATACTGCAGCTGGAGATCGAGGGCATGACCTGCGCCGCCTGCGCCACGCGCATCGAAAAGGTGCTCAACCGCCAGCCGGGGGTGAGCGCGACGGTCAATTTCGCCAGCGAAACGGCACGGCTGCAGCTGGCGCCGGGGGCGCCCGACAGCGCGCAGCTGCTGGCGGCGGTGAGCCAGGCCGGCTACGGCGCCCGCATCGCCGAGGAGCAGGGCGGCGACAGTCGCGAGCAGCGTGCCGCCGCGCGCTACCGCCACGAGTTGCGCTGGTTCTGGCTGGCGGCGGCGCTGACGCTGCCCTTCCTGCTGGAAATGGTGCCGATGCTGCTGGGCAGCCATCACGGCTATCTGCCGCGTTACTGGCAGCTGCTGCTGGCCACCCCGGTGCAATGGCTGGTCGGCTGGCGTTTCTACCGCGGCGCCTGGCACGCACTGCGCGGCGGCGGTGCCAATATGGACGTGCTGGTGGCACTGGGCACCGGCATGGCGTGGGCGTGGTCGGCGTGGGTGACGGTGGTGGGCTGGTCGCAGCAGCACGTCTATTTCGAGGCCAGCGCGGTGGTGATCACGCTGGTGTTGCTGGGCAAGCTGCTGGAGGCGCGCGCCAAGGGGCGCACCGCCGGCGCCATCCGCAGCCTGCTGGCGCTGACCCCGAAAACCGCCCGCGTCGAGCAGGGCGGCGTGGTGCTGGAGAAAGCGCTGTCGGCACTGCAGGCCGGCGATGTGGTGCTGGTGCAGCACGGCGAACGGGTGGCGGTGGACGGCACCGTGATCGACGGCGCGGCGGTGCTGGACGAGAGCCTGCTCACCGGCGAAAGCCTGCCGGTGGAGCGCCGCGCGGGCGACAGCGTCTACGCCGGCACCCACAACCAGGGCGGCATGCTGAAGGTGAGCGCCACCGCGGTCGGCAACCGCACCCAGCTCGCCGCCATCGTGCGCCGCGTGGCCGAGGCGCAGGGCAGCAAGGCGCCGATCCAGCAGCTGGCCGACCGCATCTCGGCGGTGTTCGTGCCGGTGGTGGTCGCCATCGCCATGCTGACCTTTGTCTCCACCGGGCTGCTGACCAGTGACTGGCAACAGGCATTGATCCACGCGGTGGCGGTACTGGTGATCGCCTGCCCCTGCGCGCTGGGGCTGGCGACGCCGACCGCGGTGATGGTCGGCATGGGCAACGGCGCACGTCGCGGCGTGCTGTTCCGCAATGCCGCGGCGCTGGAGCATGCGGCGGCGATCCGGCTGCTGGTGGTGGACAAGACCGGCACCCTCACCGAAGGCAAGCCGCAGGTCAGCGACCTGCTGCCGCTGGCAGAGGTGGACGAGAACGGCCTGCTGGCGCTGGCCGCCGCCGCCGAGGCCGGCTCCGAACATCCGCTGGGGCGTGCGGTGGTGGCCGCCGCCAGTGCCCGCGGCCTGTCCCTGCCGGCGGTGAGCGCCTTCCAGGCGCACGTCGGGCAGGGCGTCAGCGTCGCTTTGGGTGATAGCACGCTGCGGGTCGGAGTGCCAGACTGGGCGCTGGGCAGCGTGCCGGCGGCGGCGCAGCCGTGGTACGCGCAGGGCAAGACGGTGCTGGCGGTCAGTCGCGACGGCGTGGCGCTGGGGCTGATCGCGCTGGCCGACCAGCTGCGCGCCAGCTCGGCGCAGGCGGTGAGCGCGCTGCAGGCGCAGGGCATTCGCGTGGTGATGCTGACCGGCGACAAGCTGGCCAGCGCCGAACACATCGCCGCGCAGGCCGGCATCGCCGAGGTGCACGCCGCGCTGCGGCCGGAGGACAAGGCGGCGCTGGTCAAGCAGTGGCAACAGCAGGGGCAGGTGGTGGCGATGGTCGGCGACGGCGTCAACGACGCGCCGGCGCTGGCGGCGGCTAACGTCAGCTTTGCCATGGGCGCCGGTTCCGACGTCGCCATCGACACCGCCGACGTGACGCTGATGGCCGGCGACCTGCTGCACCTGGTCGACGCCATCCGCCTGTCGCGCGCCACGCTGCGCAAGATCCGCCAGAACCTGTTCTTCGCCTTCATCTATAACGTGCTCGGCATCCCGCTGGCGGCGCTGGGCCTGCTCAATCCGGTGATCGCCGGCGCGGCGATGGCGATGAGTTCGGTGTCGGTGGTCAGCAACTCGCTGCTGCTGCGCCGCTGGCGTTAG
- a CDS encoding GGDEF domain-containing protein, which yields MVTAAYRPLAHVLIRRIMLLATACALLLSAVQGVLTYRQVQQRFEATLQDIVSSNLPMLSVGIWDIEAEAVRRQVETIVAKPEIGYARLNVATGQVFEAGDAALLRQQPSRRFEIPPPRGSGEALGTLLIVVQPALLYQALTQALLAIFLGYLLLTLLICSLVAYVLRREVERPLRGMADFAGRLAPSSLTVPLQLSRPPRPHHDEIDLVARGFATLQAAISRHIDTLDQQVEERTRQLDAALSDIRELSIRDGLTGCYNRALLSERLPSELERAQRYQRPLAVVFCDADHFKPVNDRFGHLAGDEVLRAIALRINSQLRQDIDWVVRFGGEEFVIVLPETDLAAALVTAERLRAAISTSVILADGRTVQITASLGVAAFQSGEDVESLLNRADTQLYLAKQGGRNRVMG from the coding sequence ATGGTGACCGCTGCCTACCGTCCGCTCGCCCATGTGCTGATTCGCCGCATCATGCTGCTGGCGACCGCCTGCGCGCTGCTGCTCAGCGCGGTGCAGGGCGTGCTGACCTACCGCCAGGTGCAGCAGCGCTTCGAGGCCACGCTGCAGGACATCGTCAGCAGCAACCTGCCGATGCTGTCGGTCGGCATCTGGGACATCGAGGCCGAGGCGGTGCGTCGCCAGGTGGAAACCATCGTCGCCAAGCCGGAGATCGGCTATGCGCGGCTCAATGTCGCCACCGGCCAGGTGTTCGAGGCCGGCGATGCCGCGCTGCTGCGGCAGCAGCCGAGCCGCCGCTTCGAGATCCCGCCGCCGCGCGGCAGCGGCGAGGCGCTGGGCACGCTGCTGATCGTGGTGCAGCCGGCGCTGCTGTACCAGGCGCTGACACAGGCGCTGCTCGCCATCTTCCTCGGCTACCTGCTGCTGACGCTGCTGATCTGCAGCCTGGTCGCCTACGTACTGCGCCGCGAGGTGGAGCGTCCACTGCGTGGCATGGCCGATTTTGCCGGTCGGCTGGCGCCGTCGTCGCTGACCGTGCCGCTGCAGCTGTCGCGGCCGCCCCGGCCGCATCACGACGAGATCGACCTGGTGGCACGCGGTTTTGCCACGCTGCAGGCGGCGATCAGCCGCCACATCGATACCCTGGACCAGCAGGTGGAGGAGCGCACCCGGCAGCTGGATGCCGCGCTCAGCGACATCCGCGAGCTGTCGATCCGCGACGGGCTGACCGGCTGCTACAACCGCGCGCTGCTCAGCGAGCGGCTGCCGTCTGAGCTGGAGCGCGCGCAGCGCTACCAGCGGCCGCTGGCGGTGGTGTTCTGCGATGCCGACCACTTCAAGCCGGTCAACGACCGTTTCGGCCACCTCGCCGGCGACGAGGTGCTGCGTGCCATCGCGCTGCGCATCAATAGCCAGTTGCGGCAGGACATCGACTGGGTGGTGCGTTTCGGCGGCGAGGAGTTCGTCATCGTGCTGCCGGAGACCGATCTGGCCGCGGCGCTGGTGACGGCGGAGCGGCTGCGCGCGGCGATCAGCACCTCGGTGATCCTCGCCGACGGCCGCACGGTGCAGATCACCGCCAGCCTGGGGGTGGCCGCGTTCCAGAGCGGGGAGGACGTGGAGAGCCTGCTCAACCGTGCCGATACCCAGCTGTACCTGGCGAAGCAGGGCGGCCGCAACCGGGTGATGGGCTAG
- a CDS encoding ABC transporter substrate-binding protein — MRRMLALLLCCLSLPAMALSVTFINPGKHDEVYWLTATRAMEAAASDLGIRLQVLYAEREHPRALALARQIIALPAAQRPDYVVFSNDYGTAPELLRLFEAAGIRSFMAFSGRDDQPGQPAIGLPRMHFRHWLGSLEPRAEDAGYLTARALIERGRRAGLPRVNGKLPLLAIGGDRSTPSSLLRSEGMRRAVTEAGDVVLLQEVYAGWNQQRAEEQGGWLFRRYPQARLLWAGNDLMAFGAMDAWRQRGGQPGKDAFFSGINTSAQALAALRDDSLSVLAGGHFIAGAWSLVMLYDYHHGRDFADEGLELVRPMFTLFNDRSAAQFMQRYGKLDFSRVDFRRYSKQHNPGLRRYNFDFRQLL, encoded by the coding sequence ATGCGCCGAATGCTTGCCCTGCTACTGTGTTGCCTCAGCCTGCCCGCGATGGCGCTGTCGGTGACCTTCATCAATCCCGGCAAGCACGACGAGGTGTACTGGCTGACCGCGACGCGGGCGATGGAGGCGGCAGCAAGCGATCTCGGCATCCGGCTGCAGGTGCTGTACGCCGAGCGCGAGCATCCGCGCGCGCTGGCGCTGGCACGGCAGATCATCGCGCTGCCGGCGGCGCAGCGGCCGGATTACGTGGTGTTCAGCAACGACTACGGCACCGCGCCGGAGCTGCTGCGTCTGTTCGAGGCCGCCGGCATCCGCAGCTTCATGGCCTTCAGCGGTCGCGACGACCAGCCGGGCCAGCCGGCGATCGGCCTGCCGCGCATGCACTTCCGCCACTGGCTCGGCTCGCTGGAGCCGCGCGCCGAGGATGCCGGCTACCTCACCGCGCGGGCGCTGATCGAGCGCGGCCGCCGTGCCGGCCTGCCGCGCGTCAACGGCAAGCTGCCGCTGCTGGCCATCGGCGGTGACCGCTCGACGCCCAGTTCCCTGCTGCGCAGCGAGGGCATGCGCCGCGCGGTGACCGAGGCCGGCGACGTGGTGCTGCTGCAGGAGGTGTACGCAGGCTGGAACCAGCAGCGCGCTGAGGAGCAGGGCGGCTGGCTGTTCCGCCGCTATCCGCAGGCGCGGCTGCTGTGGGCCGGCAACGACCTGATGGCCTTCGGCGCGATGGATGCCTGGCGCCAGCGCGGCGGCCAGCCGGGCAAGGACGCCTTCTTCAGCGGCATCAATACCTCGGCGCAGGCGCTGGCGGCGCTGCGCGACGACAGCCTCAGCGTGCTGGCCGGCGGCCACTTCATTGCCGGTGCCTGGTCGCTGGTGATGCTCTACGATTACCATCATGGGCGCGACTTTGCCGACGAGGGGCTGGAGCTGGTGCGGCCGATGTTCACCCTGTTCAACGACCGCAGCGCGGCGCAGTTCATGCAGCGCTACGGCAAGCTGGATTTCAGTCGCGTCGATTTCCGCCGTTACAGCAAGCAGCACAATCCCGGACTGCGCCGCTACAACTTCGATTTCCGCCAGCTGCTGTAA
- a CDS encoding ABC transporter permease gives MLPNYASPIERIWFWTFRILCVSVLIFLVSPLLVIIPLSFSDNTFLLYPIENFSLRWYQEFFGNEVWLNSLKNSFIVAPAATLLAMVLGSLAAVGLSSSNFPGKALLMSILISPMVVPVVIVGVGSYLFFAPLGLTNSYLGLILVHTALGVPFVVITVSATLSNFNVNLIKASANLGANPLTTYRRIVFPLIAPGVISGGLFAFATSFDEVVVTLFLAGPEQSTLPRQMFGGIKENISPAIAAAATVLILFSIALLLTLEWLRGRAEKLRTAVEH, from the coding sequence ATGCTGCCAAACTACGCTTCCCCGATCGAGCGCATCTGGTTCTGGACGTTCCGCATCCTGTGCGTGTCGGTCCTGATCTTCCTGGTGTCGCCGCTGCTGGTGATCATTCCGCTCTCGTTTTCGGACAACACCTTCCTGCTGTACCCGATCGAGAACTTCTCGCTGCGCTGGTATCAGGAATTCTTCGGCAACGAGGTGTGGCTGAACTCGCTGAAGAACAGCTTCATCGTGGCGCCGGCGGCGACGCTGCTGGCGATGGTGCTCGGTTCGCTGGCCGCGGTCGGGCTGAGTTCCAGCAACTTCCCCGGCAAGGCGCTACTGATGAGCATCCTGATCTCGCCGATGGTGGTGCCGGTGGTGATTGTCGGCGTCGGTTCCTACCTGTTCTTCGCGCCGCTGGGGCTGACCAACAGCTACCTCGGCCTGATCCTGGTGCACACCGCGCTGGGCGTGCCGTTCGTGGTGATTACCGTGTCGGCGACGCTGAGCAACTTCAACGTCAACCTGATCAAGGCCAGCGCCAACCTCGGCGCCAACCCGCTGACCACCTATCGCCGCATCGTGTTTCCGCTGATCGCGCCGGGCGTGATCTCCGGTGGCCTGTTCGCCTTCGCCACCTCGTTCGACGAAGTGGTGGTCACCCTGTTCCTGGCCGGTCCGGAGCAGTCGACGCTGCCACGGCAGATGTTCGGCGGCATCAAGGAAAACATCAGCCCGGCGATCGCCGCCGCGGCCACGGTGCTGATCCTGTTCTCCATCGCGCTGCTGCTGACGCTGGAATGGCTGCGCGGCCGCGCCGAGAAGCTGCGTACCGCGGTCGAACACTGA
- a CDS encoding ABC transporter permease: MSETMTMNAPLTAADGESLKVKLARERRNKQLKAIALVAPLALFLLLTFLVPIAMLLKRSVDNPEVITYLPQTSAEIASWDRRGLPSEAVFAAMARDLTVAKEQKTVSEISKRLNMDISGFRSLIQRSARKMPLEVAAGESVRDQFIAMDERWGDPDHWHVIAKNAKSWTPYYLYSSLDLRETKAGTPELAPEEERAFLSIFGRTLWMSMWITLISVLLGYPIAYWLANLPARKSNLLMILVLLPFWTSVLVRVASWIVLLQQEGLINSALMGLGIIGEPLQLAFNRTGVYIAMVHILLPFVILPAYSVMKSIPPTYMRAAISLGDHPFAAFWKIYFPQTVAGVAAGALLVFIMCMGYYITPALLGGPQEQMVSYYVAFYTNVTINWGMAAALGSLLLVATMTLYAVYSKLVGANKLSLG, from the coding sequence ATGTCCGAGACTATGACCATGAATGCGCCACTGACTGCCGCCGACGGCGAATCCCTGAAAGTCAAGCTGGCCCGCGAACGTCGCAACAAGCAGCTGAAGGCTATCGCGCTGGTTGCGCCACTGGCGCTGTTCCTGTTGCTGACCTTCCTGGTGCCGATTGCCATGCTGCTCAAGCGCAGTGTGGATAACCCGGAAGTCATTACCTATTTGCCGCAGACCTCGGCGGAAATCGCCAGCTGGGATCGCCGCGGCCTGCCGTCGGAAGCGGTATTTGCCGCGATGGCACGCGACCTGACCGTCGCCAAAGAACAGAAAACCGTTTCCGAAATCTCCAAGCGCCTGAACATGGACATCAGCGGCTTCCGCTCGCTGATCCAGCGCAGCGCGCGCAAGATGCCGCTGGAAGTGGCCGCCGGTGAATCGGTGCGCGACCAGTTCATCGCGATGGACGAGCGCTGGGGCGATCCCGACCACTGGCACGTGATTGCCAAGAACGCCAAGTCGTGGACGCCGTACTACCTGTACAGCTCGCTGGACCTGCGTGAAACCAAGGCCGGCACTCCGGAGCTGGCACCGGAAGAAGAACGCGCCTTCCTCAGCATCTTCGGCCGCACGCTGTGGATGAGCATGTGGATCACGCTGATCAGCGTGTTGCTGGGCTACCCGATTGCCTACTGGCTGGCCAACCTGCCGGCACGCAAGAGCAACCTGCTGATGATCCTGGTGTTGCTGCCGTTCTGGACCTCGGTGCTGGTACGGGTGGCATCGTGGATCGTGCTGCTGCAACAGGAAGGCCTGATCAACTCGGCGCTGATGGGGCTGGGCATCATCGGTGAACCGCTGCAGCTGGCGTTCAACCGTACCGGCGTCTACATCGCCATGGTGCACATCCTGCTGCCGTTCGTGATCCTGCCGGCCTACAGCGTGATGAAGAGCATTCCGCCGACCTATATGCGTGCCGCCATTTCGCTGGGTGACCACCCGTTCGCCGCGTTCTGGAAGATCTACTTCCCGCAGACGGTGGCCGGTGTCGCGGCCGGTGCCTTGCTGGTGTTCATCATGTGCATGGGCTACTACATCACCCCGGCACTGCTGGGCGGTCCGCAAGAGCAGATGGTCAGCTACTACGTCGCGTTCTACACCAACGTCACCATCAACTGGGGCATGGCCGCGGCACTGGGCTCGCTGCTGCTGGTTGCCACCATGACGCTGTACGCGGTGTACAGCAAGCTGGTGGGTGCTAACAAACTGAGTCTGGGGTAA
- a CDS encoding ABC transporter substrate-binding protein, whose protein sequence is MTKKYLPRVAVLSVAMALAAPAMAKDLTVISFGGANKDAQVAAYYQTFEKATGHKITAGDYNGEMAKIKAMVDTKKVSWDLVEVESPELLRGCEEGMFEKINWAKVGNKADFVKPAVTECGVGMFVWSTAMAYNADKLKVAPKTWADFWDVKKFPGKRGLRKGAKYTLEFAIQADGVKPADVYKVLSTKAGVDRAFKKLDQLKPNIQWWEAGAQPPQFLASGDVVMSSAYNGRIDTAQKEGKNLKVVWAGSVYDVDSWAIPKGSPKLKEAMDFIAHASKPEYQAIYSSKIAYGPTNTKAVQKVDPKSATNLPTWPANLRSALPLDVNFWVENGEELEERFNAWAAR, encoded by the coding sequence ATGACCAAGAAATATCTGCCACGCGTTGCTGTGTTGTCGGTTGCCATGGCGCTGGCCGCCCCGGCAATGGCCAAGGACCTGACCGTGATTTCGTTTGGTGGTGCCAACAAGGACGCACAGGTTGCGGCCTACTACCAGACTTTTGAAAAGGCCACCGGCCACAAGATCACCGCCGGTGACTACAACGGCGAAATGGCCAAGATCAAGGCCATGGTCGATACCAAGAAAGTCAGCTGGGATCTGGTAGAAGTCGAGTCGCCGGAACTGCTGCGTGGCTGTGAAGAGGGCATGTTCGAGAAGATCAACTGGGCGAAAGTGGGCAACAAGGCCGACTTCGTGAAGCCGGCGGTTACCGAATGCGGTGTCGGCATGTTCGTGTGGTCCACCGCGATGGCCTACAACGCCGACAAGCTGAAAGTGGCGCCGAAGACCTGGGCCGATTTCTGGGACGTGAAGAAATTCCCGGGCAAGCGCGGCCTGCGCAAGGGCGCCAAGTACACCCTGGAATTCGCGATCCAAGCTGACGGCGTGAAGCCGGCCGACGTGTACAAGGTACTGTCGACCAAGGCCGGTGTGGACCGCGCCTTCAAGAAACTGGACCAGCTGAAGCCGAACATCCAGTGGTGGGAAGCCGGCGCGCAGCCGCCACAGTTCCTGGCCTCGGGTGACGTGGTGATGAGCTCGGCCTACAACGGCCGTATCGATACCGCGCAGAAGGAAGGCAAGAACCTGAAAGTCGTGTGGGCCGGCAGCGTGTACGACGTCGATTCGTGGGCGATTCCGAAGGGCTCGCCAAAGCTGAAGGAAGCGATGGACTTCATCGCCCACGCCAGCAAGCCGGAATACCAGGCGATCTACTCCAGCAAGATCGCCTACGGCCCGACCAACACCAAGGCGGTGCAGAAGGTGGATCCGAAGTCCGCCACCAACCTGCCGACCTGGCCGGCCAACCTGCGCAGCGCGCTGCCACTGGACGTAAACTTCTGGGTTGAGAACGGCGAAGAGCTGGAAGAGCGTTTCAACGCTTGGGCTGCACGCTAA